In Exiguobacterium acetylicum, the genomic stretch GTCTGTTTGATCGTTGGGGGAGGCGCGTGGTGGGTGTTCGCGGAAGATACGTCAAGTGCCCCGCCACCAACGCGTCAGATCGTCACACAAGGAAAGAGTGAAATCGTACCGACGTTCCTCGTCCACGGGCTATTCGGGACGGAAAGGACGTTCGTGCCGATGATTCAAAACTTCACGAATAAAAAAGTCGCCGATGATGGTGGTCGATGTGACGTGACTCGTTCCGGAAAAGCAACCTGTAGCGTCAAACCCTCGCCGACCGGCTACCCGCTTGTCCGAATCGTCTTCGCCGATGATGAGGCAAGTCTTGCCGATCAGCAAAAGTGGTTGAATGCGGCGATTGCCGCTTACGATGCGAAACAAAAAGCGACATTTGCCGATATTCAGCTTGTTGGGCACAGCATGGGTGGTGTCGATGTCGTCGCCTACACAGTCCAAGAGGAGATGCCGTACCACGTCCGGAAAGTCGTGACGCTCGACTCACCGATTGCCGGCTCCGATTACGCGAAACTCGGCTTGACGCTCGCACCGCTCGGCACGAATACAAATAGTCCTGCGATACGCGATCTCGCGAAGGGTTCTCCAGCGATGAACAATCTGACCCAGCGGCTCGAGACGTGGCCACGTGACGTGCTCGTCTATTCGTTTGGTGCCAAAGGAGGCGACTTCAATCTGATTTCGTTAAATAGTTCGTTTGCACTCGAGAACTACACGGATAACATCCAGACGAAGTCCTATAAGTATGATCACTTCACGATTCATCGCCGGGAGCCGGTCTTCCGCGAAATCCGCAATTTCCTGTTTAAAGAAAATCGAGTCACGGAGGAGGAACCATCATGAAACAGGTCGTCATCGTCGGCGGAGGAATTGCCGGTCTAACGGCTGCGGCATTGATCGCACAAGAAGGACATGCTGTCACGGTACTTGAAGGAAGCCGTGAATGGGGAGGATCAGCCGGGAAGTTCACGCGCCGGGACTTGACGTATCCCGTTGGAGCGACCCTTGGGATGGGATTTGAACCAGGTGGCATTCATGCCCGTGTGCTCGATCATCTCGGAGTGACGCACCAAGTCGAGCCACTCGACGTCGTCATGACGATTCGCATCGAAGGACGATTGATTCATTATTATCAACATCGTGATGCGTTTCTAACCGAATTGACCTCACATTTTCCGGAGCAGGCATCGTCGATTCGGGCATTCTTTGCTGAAATCGAGCAGATACACGAGGCAATTCGTCCACTGATGGCAGAACTGCCGGCATTGCCACTTCAAGATTTAGCCGACGTCCGGAGGTTAGTTCGTCACACGAAAAGTGTCGTCCTCTTACCATATTTTCCGCTGACGATTGGTCATCTGTTACGCAAACATCGACTAGCGGATACGTTGTTCGCACAAGTGATCGACGGGATCCTACTCGACAGCATGCAGACAGGGCAGGAAGCATCAGCTTTGCTAGGGGCAGTCGCCTTATCGATATATCATGAAGGTGCCTATTATGTTCCAGGTGGATTATACCGGCTGGCTGAGCAATTGAAAGAGACAGCCGAGGCGAGCGGGGCGACCTGTCTCCTTGGGCGAAAAGTCACGTCGATTCGTAAGACACCGGATGGATTTTTGATCGAAGACCGACGCGGGCGCTTGACGCTTGCTGATGCTGTCATCTGTGCGGTTCCGCTTGAAGGCATCCGGGAAGTCGTCAGCGCGGATATGCGACGAACGCTACGACGGACGTACCAGCGACAGGAAAAGCTACAGCAATGGGCGACCTTTACGTATTATGCGGCGATACCGGAGTCGATCATTTTGTCTGACGAAGCATTCCGGCAAGTCCATGACCCGTCCCTACCTTCAGGTCATGCCTTCATCTCTCTCTCTCGTCCGGATGACCGGTTACGTGCACCAGCCGGTCAGCGGACGCTGACGATGTCATGTCATGTTCCAATTGGTACGTTTGATAAGACGGACCGGAAACGCTACGACGAACAAGTCGAGACGATGTCGGCAATCTTCGAAGCCATTCTTGAACAACAGTTTCCGGGTTTCAGTCAACAGGCAATCGAACGCCATCCGGGTGGACCCGGTGCGTGGGTTCGCTATACGTTCCGTCCGGACGGTGGAGTCGGGGGATATCCGCAACGTCCGAGTACGAGTCTCTTGTTCGCAGCACCGTTTCGAACAGGCATCGATCACTTCTTTGCGATCGGCGACACGATCTTTCCGGGTGCCGGGACGATCGGGGCGACGACGTCTGCGATTCATGCCGCCCGACAGTTTGATGTCAGATTATGAGAAATCATCGTAAAATGATGAAAGAAGCGACGCATCTGTCGCTTTTTTCACATTTGAGGATTATGATGAGGAAGAGTCGGGAACATGATATCCATGAACAGAAAGAGAGAAGGAGTGAAGAACCATGGAGACATTCGAGCAAAAATGTCAGTCGTTCATTCAGGAACGACGACCTGAAGTCGGTCCGATTCAATTCGAGTCGGCGCGTACGTTTCTCAATGCACGCGGTTTAAGCGTTTACGAACGGATTTATCAAGGGAAAGAGGAAGTCCGATTAGCGTTCGTCGAGCAGACGAATGGTCAACAACTCGTGTCATTAATGGAAAATACATTCGGCAATGGACTGGTCTATTTTGTCTCAACGGCAACCGCGACATGGGATGGCGACCGTTTTGGTGAATACACGTTTTAAGTACATAGGGAGTCCCAGTCGATGACTGGGGCTCTTTCGTGTCGAAACCTAATCCTTGTCCCTTTCGTAAGGTAGATAAGTGACTCAGTTGAAGGAGGAAACGATGTGTCATCACTTGAACAACCTAAAACATCGACACGGCGGCTTGCGACCGTCTCGTTGATTTTCATGGCGGTCGGATTCGTCGTCTCATTACCATTTAAAGAAAATGCGTGGGTCTTTTGGCTTCAGAGTGGTTTTGAAGCCGGACTCGTCGGTGGGATTGCCGACTGGTTCGCAATCACGGCGTTGTTCCGCCATCCGCTTGGCTTAAAGATTCCCCATACGAACCTGTTGCCGAAAAATCGGGAACGGGTCATCGAATCAATCGTTCATATGCTTGAGACGGACTTGCTTAATAAAGAGAGTATCGTCGCGAAACTCCAACACATGACGCTCGCAGATCGTGTCATCAAAATCTTACGTTCGATTCTCGTTCTGCCTGCATTTCGAGCGACCGTCACCGAGCTGTTGATTGGTTTAATACGGAAACTACCAAAAGAAGCGATTCTTGAGTTTGCCAATACACGGGTGACAGAGACGATCAAAGCGTATCCGTCTAAACGTCTGGCTGTCCGAGCGATGCAATTGAACGAGGAACGTCGCCTCGACGAGTGGCTGATGGACCAGTTACTCGATTATGGGCAACGTCTGCTCGAAGACCCCGTCATTCGCGATCAGATTGGGCGCCTTGCCTATACGGCGATGATCGATCAAGAAAAGAATACGTTCTTGCGGGTGACGGCGCGAACCGTCCAAAAAGTCTATTCAGAAGAGAAACTCAGTCTGGTCATTCAAGGTGTCTTGCTGACGGTCATTCAAGATATGCGACAAGTCCATCACCCGAATCGTTTAGCGATTCTTGATCATCTGCGTCGAAATCTGGCACAGTTGTCGATTGATGAAGAGCGTCTAGCGAAAATCGATGCTTGGAAGGCAAGCGAAGTCGACCGGTTTGACTTCGTTCCGGTCATTGAACGCGCGTATGATGCTGGTCTGATCGAACTCGAACGCTACTTGACGTCAGATGCCTTTTGGACGGAACGGGCGATGCCGATGCTTTCGCGCGCTTTGGACGACTGGGAACAGCATCCGACGTTCAAGGATAGCAGTGATCAATGGATGAAGGAGCAACTCGTTCGTTTCGTCGAACAAAATCACCAAAAAATCGGTGGACTCGTCCGCGAGAACTTAAACCGGTTCGATACGGAGACACTGATTCATATGATTGAGGATAAGGTCGGCAGTGACTTACAATGGATTCGGGTCAACGGAGCATTGTGTGGATTCATCATCGGTTTGATTCTCGGTGCGATCAAGGTGTTCGTCGGATGAGCCGGTGGACATATGATGTGACGTTGTCGGAAGCATTGGATTTTAAAGGGATCGTGTCTCGTTTGACGGAAGACCCGTTACAAATCGAACAGGATGGGCGACTCGTCGTTCCAGTCTTCGTCAACGATCAGGCGTACATCACGACGATGGAAGCCATCGACGGTTACACGTTACGGATTGACGGTTCAGGACCGCAAACAGCAGTGTTGACGCAACTCAATCGGCGCTTTCGACTCAATGAGCCGAATCCTGCGCAGCGTCTCAAGGCGACGTCGTTACATGCGATCGTCGAACGATTCGGTGACGAACGACTCGTGCTTGATCATTCACCGTTCACGGCCTTGATTCGCTCGATCATTCATCAACAAATCAATCTGTCGTTTGCGCATACGTTGACGGAACGTGTCTTTCGAACATTCGGAACGGTCAAGGACGGAATCATTCTTCCGCCGACACCGCGTCAATTAGCGGCAGCGCGTCGCGAGGACTTGCTTGCTCTGCAACTTTCAGGACGTAAAGTCGATTATCTGCTTGGCGTAGCGACAGCAACGATTGATTATGATGCATTGATGTCAGCCGACGATGCAGAAATCGCTGAGACGTTGATTGCACTGAAAGGCGTCGGACCATGGACGGTCCAAAATGTCCTGATGTTCGGATACGGTCGTCCAGATTTGTTTCCGGCATCAGACATTGGGATATTACGGGCTTTCGAACGGTTGCTCGGTTACCGACCGACGGTGGAAGAAGCGACGCGACTGGCAGAGGAATTTGCCCCTGTCCGCAGTCACGCCGCCTATCTATTATGGCGTTCGATTGAATAAGGAACTATTCTTGTCACTCTATCGCGAGAACGGTATAATGAATGCGACAGAACGAGGAATCGTTCAGAATGCTAAGGGAAGCGACGTGTTCGCTAACGATAGAGGGGACGAATGTGGATGTATACAGATGAACAAATCATCGAAAAAGCCAATGAAATCGCCAAAATGATTTCAGAAACACCGGAAGTAGAACGATTTAAAGCGGCAGAAGCCAACATTAATGGAAATGAAAAAGTCCAAAAGATGATGAAACAAATCAAGTTCCTTCAAAAAGAGGCAGTCAACTGCCAACATTACGGCAAAACAGAAGCACTCGCACGTGTCGAAGCGAAGCTCGATAAATTGTTCACTGAGCTCGATGAGATGCCTGTCGTCCAACAGTTCCAAGAAACACAAGAAGAAGTCAACGGACTTCTCCAATACATCACGGTGACGATCTCGAACGGGATTACGGATCAAATCATCGAAGCGACGGACGGAGATGTTCTCGCTGGTAAGACAGGTAGCGGCATGGAAGCAGAAAACAAAAGCGGCGGTTGCGGCTACTAATCACGAAATGAACGAAAAGCCGACGGACATCCGTCGGCTTTTTCTACGAATGAGGTGGAAGAATGGAAGCAGTACACAACACTCCGATGATGAAACAATACTTCTCGATCAAGGCGGACTATCCGGATGCCTTCTTGTTTTATCGGCTCGGAGATTTTTACGAATTATTCTTTGAGGATGCCAAAAAGGTCGCCCATGAGCTGGAGTTGACGCTGACGGCGAAAAACGGCAAGAACGCGGAACATCCGATTCCGATGTGCGGCGTGCCCCATCACGCAGCGAACGGCTACATCGAACAGTTGATCGAGCGTGGTTATAAAGTGGCACTTTGCGATCAAGTCGAGGATCCGAAGTTGACGAAAGGACTCGTCAAACGCGAAGTCATCCAAGTCATCACGCCGGGAACGTTGATGTCTGCCTTGACGGAAAAAGAGAATCGGTACTTAGTCGCGGTCGTCGAACAGGACGGTCGCTTTGGGATTGCTCGCGGAGATGTCTCGACCGGTGAGAGTGCCTTGACTAGCGTTGCGACACTCGACGGTGTGGTCAAGGAACTGAGCATCATCCTGCCACGGGAAATCATCGTCACGACAGAAGAACATGAGACAGCACTCGCACACTTACGGATTCCACTGACGCGTAGTTCACGGCGCGAGACGCATCCGCACGGCGACCGTGCGATTGATACAGCCCAAGCGGAAGCCTTTGCGGTCCTCTATGCCTACATGCACGATACACAAAAACGAGCGTTGACACATCTACAACCGGCTGTCGTCTATGAAGCGAGCGACTTCATGCAACTCGAGCCGAATACTGTCAAGAACCTCGAGCTCGTTCGCTCGGCACGGACAGGAGATAAAAAAGGTTCGTTGCTTGGTCTGCTTGACGTGACAGGTACAGCGATGGGCGGACGGATGCTGAAACGCTGGTTAGAAAAACCGTTGTTATCGGAACGTGTCATCACGGAACGGCTCGACGCCGTCGAGGAATTGTTGCAACACTATTTCGAGCGTCAACAACTAAAAGATACGTTACGCGAAGTCTATGATCTCGAGCGACTCGTCGCGAAAGTCGGGTATGGAACAGCGTCTGCGCGCGACCTCGTTCAATTGAAGTCGACGTTGCGATTGATTCCCCGCATTCAATCAGCGCTTGAAGAGATGATGAGTGAACGTCTCGGTCAACTCAGTCTTGGACTTGATCCGCACGATGAGTTGAGCGATCTACTCGATCGTGCGTTCGTTGAAGCCCCACCGATCTCAACGAAAGAGGGCGGAATGATTAAGGCTGGTTATTCAGCAGACCTCGACGAGTTACTCGTCGCTTCAAAAGACGGCAAGACATGGCTTGCGACACTTGAAGCCAGTGAACGGGCAGCAACCGGTATCAAGACGTTGAAGATCGGCTACAACCGCGTCTTCGGTTATTACATCGAGGTCTCACGTGCGAATGCCAAGCTGTTGCCGGAAGGACGGTATGAACGGAAGCAGACACTTGCCAATGCCGAACGTTATATCACACCGGAACTGAAGGAAAAAGAAGCGTTGATCCTTGGTGCGGAAGAGAAGAGTGTCACACTCGAGTACGATCTCTTCTGCGGGGTGCGCGATGAAGTCAAAGGACACATCGAAAGCTTACAACGGGTCAGTCGCCGGATCGCGGAACTCGACGTCCTCGTCGCACTGGCTGAGATTGCTGAGACGCATGACTACGTCCGACCAATCACGACGACAGGACGAACGGTTGATATTCAGCAAGGACGTCATCCGGTCATCGAGACAGTCTTACCGCGCGGTGAATATGTCGCGAACGGGATCACCTTAAACGAAGGACGCGAGATGCTCTTGATCACTGGACCGAACATGTCCGGTAAATCGACCTATATGCGACAATTCGCTTTGATTGCTCTATTGCACCAAATCGGCTCGTTCGTACCAGCTGCTCAAGCGGAACTGCCGATTTTCGATCAAATCTTCACCCGGATCGGGGCGGCAGACGACCTCGTCAGTGGACAGTCGACATTCATGGTCGAGATGGTCGAGACACAAGAAGCGTTGACGCGTGCAACGGACCGGTCGTTGATCCTGCTAGATGAAATCGGTCGCGGGACCTCGACGTACGACGGGATGGCACTCGCACAAGCGATCGTTGAACACATTGCCCGGCATGTCGGAGCGAAGACGCTATTTTCGACCCATTATCATGAATTGACGGTGCTCGAAGAATCGATTGATCGATTAGCGAATGTTCATGTCCGTGCCGTTGAACAAGATGGGCGTGTCGTCTTCTTGCATGAAGTACGCGACGGAAAAGCCGATCAATCGTACGGAATCCATGTCGCGCGGTTAGCTGATTTACCGGACAGCTTGATTGAGCGGGCGCAAGTCCTCTTGTCTGAGTTCGAGCAGGCTGAGCCTGTTCCGGTCGCAGCACCTGTCAAAGCTCCTGTTCAGGAGGAGCCGGTTGATCAACTCAGTCTGTTCTCAGAAGCGGATCCGCTACGCGAGACGATGGCGAGTCTTGATTTGATCAACATGACGCCACTCGAGGCATTGAATACGCTGTACCGTCTACAAGCCGAAGCAAGAAAGTGAGGAGAATGCAGTGGGAATCATTCGTGAATTATCCGATAGTTTAGCGAACCGGATCGCGGCGGGAGAAGTCGTCGAACGACCAGCATCGGTCGTCAAGGAACTGGTCGAGAACGCACTTGATGCCGGTGCGACCCAAATCGATGTCGAACTCGAAGAAGCCGGGATGAAACGGATGACGATCCGCGACAACGGACACGGGTTTTACCCGGATGACGCTGAACTGGCTTTCGTCCGTCACGCGACGAGTAAGATTAAGGATGAGCATGACTTGTTCCGAATCAAGACACTTGGTTTTCGCGGAGAGGCACTTGCCTCGATCGCGTCCGTCAGTAAAGTGACATTGAAGACGAAACGTGAGGACGCGGAAGGAATTCAAGTGACGCTTGAGTACGGGACGGTCGTTGAACGGACACCAGCAGCAATGAACCGGGGAACGGAATTGACGGTCGAGCATCTCTTCTTCAATACACCGGCACGGCTGAAGTATTTGAAGACGACGCATACAGAACTTGCGGCGATCACAGACGTGCTGAACCGAATGGCGTTCGCTCATCCAGACGTCAAGCTTCGGGCTACCCATGAAGGGAAGACATTGATCCAGACGAACGGATCAGGAGACGTCCGGCAAGCACTGGCAAGTGTCTACGGTCATCAAACGATCCAAGGAACGTTGGTCGCCAAGGGCGCGAATGCCGATTATCAATTGACGTGTCATCTCGTCAAACCGGAAGTGACCCGTGCCTCGAAGAATTACATCACGTTGATTCTCAATGGACGTTCGGTCAAAAACTTCGCTCTGACGCAAGCGGTCTTGAACGGTTACCATACGCTCTTACCGATCGGGCGGTATCCGATTGCGGTCATCGAGGTGACGATGGATCCACTCCTGATCGACGTCAACGTCCATCCGGCGAAACGGGAAGTCCGTCTTTCAAAAGAGATGGAGCTGTGCCAGTTGATCCAGGAGACGATCAAGATGACGCTCAGCCGAGAGACGCTGATTCCGAAAGTGACGCCACCGAAACCAAAAAAAGATCCGAGTAGCCAGGAAAAACTCGATTTTTCTTATGTCGCTGAACCGGTCGAAGAAACGTCATCGCGAGCGGTCTGGAATTATCCGATTCCGAAAAAGCCGCAAGAAGACGATCGACCACCTGTCGAGAAATCATTACCTTTTAGCAACGAGGATGATCTATTCGAGCCCATCGAGCCGGTCAAGCAGGAGTTTACTGAACCGATTGAGGAACCAGTCGCGCGTCCGCGCTTTCCGCATCTCGACGTCATCGGTCAACTCCATTCGTCTTATATCGTCTGTGCCGGGGAAGACGGGATGTATATGATTGATCAACATGCAGCACAGGAACGAATCAAATACGAGACGTATAAGGTCATGTTCGGTCGACCACCGGAACAACGACAGCAATTGCTCTTACCGTATACGTTTGAAATCTCGTCGGATGACATGAAACGGATGGAGGAAGTCCTTCCGTTGTTAAAAGACGTCGGTATCGAGTTCGAAGCATTTGGTCCACAAAGCTTCATCGTCCGAGAAGTTCCGACGTGGTTCCCGTCCCATCGACAGGAAGAGACGATTCAGGAATTACTCGATGAAGCCTTGATGAAGCGAAAAATCGATCTCGAGACGTATCGGGAAGATGCCGCCATCATGATGGCATGTAAAAAATCCATCAAGGCAAATCATCCGTTGAACGATGAGATGATGCGCCGGTTGATTGACGATCTAGCGAAAACGGAAATGCCGTTCACGTGTCCACACGGACGTCCGGTCATCATCGAATGGACGACGTATGAACTTGAGAAGTTATTCAAACGGGTCATGTGATGAAGAAGAGGAGACGATTCCACTAAGGAGTCATCTTTCAGATTAAAAAGGGAGCTGACTCAAAACTTAAAAGTCAGTTTCTGCAAAGAATGACGTGTCACACGCAACTCCTACAGGAAAAAGCGCATTTATGCGCTGTCAGAGACAAACAAGACCCGCTTTCCTGCTTGAATGAAGCAGGAAAACTGGCTTGTGTCTCGCCTGAGGAAAGGGCGTGAACAGACGCGTCATTCTTTTTTGGAGTCAGCCCCTTTTTGTTCGTCTCGAATCATTTATTGTACTGATACACGACTGACTGGTTTTTGTTTGTGCTAATACAAAAAAAGGTGAGGATATTCATGAGAACGGTTACTTCAGTTGATTAACTAGATTTCATTGATTGTTGAAGGAAAGAGGCGGATAATAAGACCCGAAACTGTTAACAAGGGGACCTTTATCATGCTTTCACGCGTTATGCGTATCATTCAAATTATTGCTCAAATTGCACTTATTTTTTGTTTTTCACTCAGTGGGGACTGGGTGAGCGAAACTTTCCAGTTACCGTTACCCGGTAATATCATCGGCTTGATTCTGCTGTACGTGACGTTAAAAAGTCGACTGCTTCCTCTCGTCGCTGTTGAACGGGGCGGAACCTTTCTACTGTTCGTCATGCCGTTATTCTTCGTTCCAGCACTGTCCGGAATCATGGATTATACGGCATTCCTTCGAACATCTGGTCTTCAAGTCGTGTTGATCGTCGTCGTCAGCAGCCTGCTGACGTTAGTCGGATCAGCGTATATCGTCGATCGCTTGGCACACCGGAAAGAGGCGGTGACCCCACATGAGTGAGACACTGTTCTGGATCATCCTGACCGTTCTATTATTCAGTGGTGCAATGTTTCTTTACCAACGTCATCCCCGTGTCTGGACGTTACCGATCCTGACGGTGACCGCTGTCCTGATCGTAATTCTCGTCTATAGCGGCGTCTCACATGCAGAATACATGCAAGGGGGACAATACTTGTCGAAGATGCTCGGTCCAGCGATCACGGCGTTTGCGATTCCACTTTACCGCGTCCGGCATCACGTCCGCCGTTTCTTACCGGAAATCGGACTTGGTGTGTTGCTTGGAACCTGTATTGCAATGAGTTCAGATCTGTTACTCGGTCTGTTGCTTCATCTCGAGCGGACGACGAACCTTGCCTTGTTACCGAAATCGGTCACGTTACCCGTTGCCTTAGCGATCTCACAAAAAGCGGGCGGGACGACGACGCTGACGGCAGCCTTCGTTTTATTGACCGGATTGACAGGATCCATCGTCGGACCAAAATTAATGACGGGCTTGAAGATTCGGCATTTCGTCAGCCGTGGAGTAGGCTTAGCATCGATTGCCCACGTCATGGGTGCGACAAAATCGATGAGTCTTGACCAACGCGAAGGGGCGGTCGGTCTGTTGACGATGGTCTTGACGGCCGTCTGTGCCAGCGTCATCGCACCGTTTTTAATCACATGGTTATATGGCTAAACACTCTGTTTTTTCAACGGAGTGTTTTTTTGTAACCGATTGAAACTTGTCGACTACTTTTGCAGTATAGTACAACAGAAAACAGGGTGGAGGAGAAGAAGATGATCATTTGGATTAACGGTACGTTTGGCGTCGGAAAGACGACAGCAGCAAAAGGATTACAAAAGCGTTGGAGCAGATCATACATTTTTGACCCGGAAGAGACAGGCTATTTCTTACGGGCACAACTGCCGGAAAACAAGGACGATTTTCAGGATGAGCCGTTGTGGCGCACGTTTAATCGACAGCTCCTCGAACAGCTCGATACGGAAGATGCGCGAATCATCGTGCCGATGACCTTGACGAATCCAGCGTACTTTCAGGAAATCATCGGGATGTTACGAGCGAACGGTCATGACGTCCGTCATATCGCCCTGATGGCGAAGGAGACGACTGTCAAACGCCGCCTGATCAGCCGCTTTGAGCGTCCAAACTCGTGGGGAGGTCAACAAGCGGAACAACGACTACGGCAATTATCCGATCCGCTGTTCAGTCAACAGATCGAGACGGATGATCTGACGAAAAGGCAAGTCATTGATGCGATTGCTCTCGTGACCGGGATTGGACTCTCGCCTGCCCGATCGTAAAGGATTCAAGAGGGATGTTTCCGGGAATCATTAGATGATAATAGATGAGGAGGAAACGATCTTGAACGAAGGGCAACTTATTGCTAGGAGGATTTATGAACATGAAACACTGGATGACTGAGAAATTGGGCAGACAGTTGATGGCGATTTTTTATAGTGTCTTTGCACTAAGTGTCATCACATCGGTTGCCAGTTATTTATACGTGGATAATGCAGACGGTCGGACGAAGGAGCAAGTACTTGACCAGTTACAAAAGACACAATGGTTCTGGTTCTTGAACTTGATGATTTTTTTATTTTGTCTATTGTTCATCGTCCGTCCCTTAATTCATCGGGTGACGTCACAACTCCGCGAATTGAACGTCAAGAGTCGTCGCCTTGCAGAAGGCAAGTCGATTTCGCTCGAACATGATGTCGACAGCCATAATGAAGTCGGTCAATTGACGGCATCGTTTT encodes the following:
- a CDS encoding phytoene desaturase family protein — its product is MKQVVIVGGGIAGLTAAALIAQEGHAVTVLEGSREWGGSAGKFTRRDLTYPVGATLGMGFEPGGIHARVLDHLGVTHQVEPLDVVMTIRIEGRLIHYYQHRDAFLTELTSHFPEQASSIRAFFAEIEQIHEAIRPLMAELPALPLQDLADVRRLVRHTKSVVLLPYFPLTIGHLLRKHRLADTLFAQVIDGILLDSMQTGQEASALLGAVALSIYHEGAYYVPGGLYRLAEQLKETAEASGATCLLGRKVTSIRKTPDGFLIEDRRGRLTLADAVICAVPLEGIREVVSADMRRTLRRTYQRQEKLQQWATFTYYAAIPESIILSDEAFRQVHDPSLPSGHAFISLSRPDDRLRAPAGQRTLTMSCHVPIGTFDKTDRKRYDEQVETMSAIFEAILEQQFPGFSQQAIERHPGGPGAWVRYTFRPDGGVGGYPQRPSTSLLFAAPFRTGIDHFFAIGDTIFPGAGTIGATTSAIHAARQFDVRL
- a CDS encoding RicAFT regulatory complex protein RicA family protein, producing MWMYTDEQIIEKANEIAKMISETPEVERFKAAEANINGNEKVQKMMKQIKFLQKEAVNCQHYGKTEALARVEAKLDKLFTELDEMPVVQQFQETQEEVNGLLQYITVTISNGITDQIIEATDGDVLAGKTGSGMEAENKSGGCGY
- a CDS encoding DUF445 domain-containing protein → MSSLEQPKTSTRRLATVSLIFMAVGFVVSLPFKENAWVFWLQSGFEAGLVGGIADWFAITALFRHPLGLKIPHTNLLPKNRERVIESIVHMLETDLLNKESIVAKLQHMTLADRVIKILRSILVLPAFRATVTELLIGLIRKLPKEAILEFANTRVTETIKAYPSKRLAVRAMQLNEERRLDEWLMDQLLDYGQRLLEDPVIRDQIGRLAYTAMIDQEKNTFLRVTARTVQKVYSEEKLSLVIQGVLLTVIQDMRQVHHPNRLAILDHLRRNLAQLSIDEERLAKIDAWKASEVDRFDFVPVIERAYDAGLIELERYLTSDAFWTERAMPMLSRALDDWEQHPTFKDSSDQWMKEQLVRFVEQNHQKIGGLVRENLNRFDTETLIHMIEDKVGSDLQWIRVNGALCGFIIGLILGAIKVFVG
- the mutS gene encoding DNA mismatch repair protein MutS — translated: MEAVHNTPMMKQYFSIKADYPDAFLFYRLGDFYELFFEDAKKVAHELELTLTAKNGKNAEHPIPMCGVPHHAANGYIEQLIERGYKVALCDQVEDPKLTKGLVKREVIQVITPGTLMSALTEKENRYLVAVVEQDGRFGIARGDVSTGESALTSVATLDGVVKELSIILPREIIVTTEEHETALAHLRIPLTRSSRRETHPHGDRAIDTAQAEAFAVLYAYMHDTQKRALTHLQPAVVYEASDFMQLEPNTVKNLELVRSARTGDKKGSLLGLLDVTGTAMGGRMLKRWLEKPLLSERVITERLDAVEELLQHYFERQQLKDTLREVYDLERLVAKVGYGTASARDLVQLKSTLRLIPRIQSALEEMMSERLGQLSLGLDPHDELSDLLDRAFVEAPPISTKEGGMIKAGYSADLDELLVASKDGKTWLATLEASERAATGIKTLKIGYNRVFGYYIEVSRANAKLLPEGRYERKQTLANAERYITPELKEKEALILGAEEKSVTLEYDLFCGVRDEVKGHIESLQRVSRRIAELDVLVALAEIAETHDYVRPITTTGRTVDIQQGRHPVIETVLPRGEYVANGITLNEGREMLLITGPNMSGKSTYMRQFALIALLHQIGSFVPAAQAELPIFDQIFTRIGAADDLVSGQSTFMVEMVETQEALTRATDRSLILLDEIGRGTSTYDGMALAQAIVEHIARHVGAKTLFSTHYHELTVLEESIDRLANVHVRAVEQDGRVVFLHEVRDGKADQSYGIHVARLADLPDSLIERAQVLLSEFEQAEPVPVAAPVKAPVQEEPVDQLSLFSEADPLRETMASLDLINMTPLEALNTLYRLQAEARK
- a CDS encoding DNA-3-methyladenine glycosylase family protein, translated to MSRWTYDVTLSEALDFKGIVSRLTEDPLQIEQDGRLVVPVFVNDQAYITTMEAIDGYTLRIDGSGPQTAVLTQLNRRFRLNEPNPAQRLKATSLHAIVERFGDERLVLDHSPFTALIRSIIHQQINLSFAHTLTERVFRTFGTVKDGIILPPTPRQLAAARREDLLALQLSGRKVDYLLGVATATIDYDALMSADDAEIAETLIALKGVGPWTVQNVLMFGYGRPDLFPASDIGILRAFERLLGYRPTVEEATRLAEEFAPVRSHAAYLLWRSIE
- a CDS encoding alpha/beta hydrolase; protein product: MMSKKKKGILLSFLMLTLLLGGCIRIQYDATIHTDQSVTLKTTYAAKEHPVARLLNLNPNWNSYVKQAEKNGYAAKTFKTKDDYEGIRMQKTFANFKDMTSIKDEWKTGIGGILIPPDTKFDMKKSDGFWFDTYRLDTNIDLSIDRLNIKGYQPTGQVKKLADRYIRQADIEIKLHGPKVIGLQNGEKIDWSNYHDVSWKLYGTKANQLQLIAYVPNPTGWIITGIVLLIGVGLFLYWVFHRVRRLRRQQLKTISISLLVCLIVGGGAWWVFAEDTSSAPPPTRQIVTQGKSEIVPTFLVHGLFGTERTFVPMIQNFTNKKVADDGGRCDVTRSGKATCSVKPSPTGYPLVRIVFADDEASLADQQKWLNAAIAAYDAKQKATFADIQLVGHSMGGVDVVAYTVQEEMPYHVRKVVTLDSPIAGSDYAKLGLTLAPLGTNTNSPAIRDLAKGSPAMNNLTQRLETWPRDVLVYSFGAKGGDFNLISLNSSFALENYTDNIQTKSYKYDHFTIHRREPVFREIRNFLFKENRVTEEEPS